One Alkalicoccus halolimnae DNA segment encodes these proteins:
- a CDS encoding GatB/YqeY domain-containing protein: MSLSVLDQLNQDMKQAMREKDKQRLSVIRSVKGSIQNETINLGHDLSDEEVLTVLNREMKQRRESLHEFEKAGRSDLVAKTQAEIDVLADYMPEQLSDEELQKIVDETIAETGAVSKSEMGKVMGAVMPKVKGRADGTAVRRLVQQSLS; encoded by the coding sequence GTGTCTTTATCGGTTCTCGATCAATTAAATCAGGACATGAAACAGGCAATGCGTGAGAAAGATAAGCAGCGTCTGTCCGTCATTCGTTCTGTAAAAGGTTCGATTCAGAACGAAACGATTAATCTCGGTCACGATCTCTCTGATGAAGAAGTGCTTACTGTACTGAACCGGGAAATGAAGCAGCGTCGCGAATCCCTCCATGAGTTTGAAAAAGCTGGTCGCAGCGATCTTGTTGCGAAAACGCAAGCGGAAATCGACGTTCTTGCTGATTATATGCCGGAACAGCTGTCAGATGAGGAACTGCAGAAGATTGTTGATGAGACGATTGCAGAAACCGGTGCCGTTTCTAAATCCGAAATGGGTAAAGTAATGGGAGCTGTCATGCCCAAAGTTAAAGGTCGGGCTGACGGTACGGCTGTGAGGCGTTTAGTCCAGCAATCACTGTCATAA
- the rpsU gene encoding 30S ribosomal protein S21: MAETRVRKNENLDTALRRFKKTMSKEGTLAEVKKRKHYEKPSIRRKKKSEAARKRKF, from the coding sequence ATGGCAGAAACACGAGTTAGAAAAAATGAAAACCTTGATACTGCTCTTCGTCGTTTTAAGAAAACGATGTCTAAAGAGGGGACTTTAGCGGAGGTAAAAAAGCGTAAGCATTACGAAAAGCCTAGTATTCGCCGCAAGAAAAAGTCTGAAGCAGCTCGAAAGCGTAAATTCTAA